A single region of the Eleginops maclovinus isolate JMC-PN-2008 ecotype Puerto Natales chromosome 16, JC_Emac_rtc_rv5, whole genome shotgun sequence genome encodes:
- the LOC134877897 gene encoding protein FAM200A-like produces MVACDSLMVMSCVANLTYYSLRTVLRAKLTHIYKHSRREYFKIGCSTANICYICTSLAIYLAPMDRFVVRKVPEGQAAMTEGQAATTEGQAATIGQGQASEASTSQKRRKRKYNEEYVKYGFTVTTDRAGEEVPLCFVCSTILCNEAMKPSKLTRHMETHHVHLKAKPVEYMQQMLRDFKGQQATMRKSAKINENALKASYLVALRVAKSKKPHTIAEQLILPAAIDMCRAMVSEECANKLKTIPLSDNTIGRRIGEMANDVKDQLMAKLQTVLFSLQIDETTDVTNDAQLLTFVRYEDSGTMCEEFLFCKPLPGRTTGVEIFKALDDFFTEHNISWQRCVALCSDGARAMSGSKTGLFAHVRRVAPGVIWTHCLIHREALASKDLSVELSGVFDVVVKTVNFIKRNALNTRLFSSLCHDLGSEHSSLLYHSEVRWLSRGAVLARVFELRGAIYEFLCEKHSDLASNFNDSYWLTKLAYLTDVFAELNKLNSSMQGRDANVMQLYEKLDAFVKKMSKWIERVESNNLAMFPSVEEYPDSTDINDTICEHLRKLVRQFAKYFTDSEEWRRDSKWILLPFSDDASVGSSLTAVEEDKLIEMSTDSVRRHMYDTQPLVKFWISCQTEFPQLAAKAMRCLLPFPTTYLCESGFSTLAYLKNKYRARLDPENDMRLSLSTISPRIDRLCGLHHAQISH; encoded by the coding sequence atggtagcctgtgattcgctaatggtaatgagttgcgtcgctaacctcacttattattcattacgtacagtcttgcgagcaaagttgacacacatttataagcatagccgacgagagtattttaagataggttgtagtacagcaaacatttgttacatatgtactagtctagctatatatctagcaccaatggatcgttttgtagtgaggaaagtgccagagggacaggctgccatgacagagggtcaggctgccacgacagagggacaggccgccacgatagggcaaggacaggcttccgaagcgtcaacttcgcaaaaaagacgaaaaagaaaatacaatgaggaatatgttaaatatggattcacagtgacgacagacagagcaggagaggaggtaccactgtgtttcgtatgttcaacaattctctgtaatgaagctatgaagccgtcgaaacttacgcggcatatggagacgcatcacgtccacttgaaggccaaacccgttgagtacatgcaacagatgttgcgtgatttcaaaggacagcaggctaccatgaggaagagtgcaaaaataaatgaaaacgcactgaaagcatcgtatctggtcgctctcagggttgcaaaaagtaagaagccccataccattgcagagcagcttatattgccagcagccatagatatgtgcagagctatggtaagcgaagaatgtgccaacaaattaaaaactattccgttgtcagacaacacaatcggaagacgaattggggaaatggcaaatgatgtcaaagaccagctgatggcaaaacttcagacagttctgttttcccttcaaatcgacgagacgacagatgttactaatgatgcgcaactgttaacatttgtgcgatacgaggacagtggcactatgtgcgaggaatttcttttttgcaaaccactgcccgggcgaactaccggtgtagaaatatttaaagcactggacgattttttcacggagcacaatatctcgtggcagaggtgcgttgcattatgcagcgatggggcccgagccatgagtggcagcaagactggactgtttgcgcatgtaaggagggtggctccgggggtaatttggacacactgcctgattcatagagaggctctcgcctccaaagatctcagtgttgagctcagtggtgtgtttgatgtcgttgtcaagacggtcaacttcataaaacgaaacgcattgaatacacgcctgttttcatccctatgccatgacttgggaagtgaacacagctctctcctttatcattcagaggtgcgttggctgtctcgcggcgctgtgctcgcccgtgtgtttgaactacgcggagctatctacgagttcttgtgcgagaagcattctgatctggcttccaatttcaacgatagttactggttaactaagctggcgtacctcacagatgtttttgcagagctgaacaagttgaacagctccatgcaagggagagatgcaaacgtcatgcagctctacgagaagctcgacgcatttgtgaaaaaaatgtcaaagtggatcgaacgagtggagagcaataacttggcgatgtttccttcagttgaggaataccctgacagcactgacatcaacgacactatatgtgagcatttgaggaagcttgtgcgtcaattcgcaaagtacttcactgattcggaagagtggcgccgtgacagcaagtggatcctgctcccattcagtgacgatgcatcagtagggtcaagtctgacggctgtggaagaggataagctgattgagatgtccacagactctgtcaggaggcatatgtacgacacacagccccttgttaaattctggataagttgccagacagaatttccacagcttgctgcaaaagcaatgaggtgtcttttgccctttccaaccacatacctgtgtgagagtggtttttctacactggcgtacttaaagaataagtacagggctaggcttgatccagagaatgacatgagactgtctctgtctaccatttcgccacgaatagacaggctgtgtggacttcaccacgcccagatatcacactga